Within Chelatococcus sp. HY11, the genomic segment TCGACGAGAACGGCACGATCTGCGAAACGCCGGACCGCGACCTCCTGCGGCGTGTTCAGACCCCACAGGCCTTCGCCTTCGCGCCCTTGCTCGTCGCGCACCGCCGCGCGGTCGACGCGGGTTTGACGGGCTTCACCGATGACGGCACGCTCGCCGAATGGGCGGGCCACAGCGTCCATATCTTCGACGGCGAGGCTGGCAATATGAAGATCACCAGCGGCGAGGACATCGTGGAAGCGGAGCGCCGCCTGACCCCATCCACAACGCTGATCAGCCGCGCGGGCATCGGCTATGACGTCCATGCCTTTGGACCGGGCGATCACATTTGGATCGGTGGGCTGCGGCTGCCCCATGACCAGGGTGTCATCGCCCACTCCGACGGCGACGTGGCCTTGCACGCGCTGACCGATGCTGTTTTCGGAGCTATGGCCGACGGCGATATCGGAAGTCACTTTCCTCCGAGCGATCCGCGATGGCGAGGTGCTGCCTCCGATCAGTTCCTTGCCCATGCGGTCAAGCGCCTGCGCGCGCGGGGCGGCCAGCTCGACCATCTCGACCTGACGATCATTTGCGAGGCACCCAAGATCGGTCCGCATCGCGACGCCATGCGCGCCCGCATCGCCGCCATCGTCGATGTTCCGATTTCTTCAGTCTCGGTGAAGGCCACGACGTCGGAACAGCTGGGGTTCACGGGGCGCCGCGAGGGGATCGCGGCGCAGGCGGTGGCCAGCGTCAGGCTGCCGGAAGGCACGTAGAGCAAATTCGACCTGGATGAACCCAGGTGGATCTGCTCAAGCGTCTGACTTTCCTATTTTTTACACGGGCGAGTCCGGGTTCTACGGATTTGCTCAAGCCGAGCCAATGGAGCAATCAGGGATGGCCGATATCGAGTTCACGCGTATCGACCGGGATCTTGTCGTGCACGCGAAGGCCGTGCTCGATCTGTGCCGGGGGCTTGGCCTGCGCGTTGTCACCGCCGAATCCTGCACGGGCGGCCTCGTCGCCGCTGTTCTGACCGAGGCGCCGGGTTCATCGGAGACCATCGAGGGCGGGTTCGTCACCTATTCCAACGATGCAAAGCAGAGCGCGATCGGTGTTCCCGAGGCGCTCATTTTGGCCCATGGCGCGGTCAGTGAGCCCGTGGCCCGCGCGATGGCCGAGGGAGCGCTCGCCCATTCCCTGGCCGATGTTGCCGTGGCGATCACCGGCATCGCCGGTCCCGGCGGCGGCAGCGAGGCCAAGCCCGTCGGGCTCGTTCATTTCGCCGCCGCCCGGCGGGGCGTCGTGACGCGCCATGTCGAACGACTTTTCGGGGATCTTGGACGGGGTGTCATCCGGCGCCGGTCGGTCGAGCAGGCACTGGACCTTCTCGCGGAGATCGCCCGGCAGCCGCTTGTGGCGTAGGAGCTGATATCACCCTTAGACCGAGGCCGGCAGCGGTCCGCCCTTGCCGTAGAGGCTTGCCGCCCGCGCGACGAACGCGTCAGCGAAACGCGCGAACGCCTTGTCGAACAGCGCGCCCATCAGAAGCTTCAAGGCGAAGCTCTTGAATTCGTAGGTGATGTAGAACTCGACCGTGCAACCGCCACCCTCAATGGGACGAAAGCTCCAGCGATTTTCGAGATAGCGGAACGGGCCGTCGACATATTCCACGAGTATCTTCAGCCGCGGGCGATCAAGCGTCACCCGACTCGTAAAATTCTCCCGGATTGACTTGTAACCAACGCCCATGTCGGCCACGAGGGTCTCGACTCCCTCCCCGCTCTGGGAGCGTCGGCGAATTTTCAGACTCTCGCAAAGAGGCAGGAACTCGGGA encodes:
- a CDS encoding type II toxin-antitoxin system RatA family toxin, with the protein product MPSFRDTRTVPQPPEAMFALVADVERYPEFLPLCESLKIRRRSQSGEGVETLVADMGVGYKSIRENFTSRVTLDRPRLKILVEYVDGPFRYLENRWSFRPIEGGGCTVEFYITYEFKSFALKLLMGALFDKAFARFADAFVARAASLYGKGGPLPASV
- a CDS encoding CinA family protein, giving the protein MADIEFTRIDRDLVVHAKAVLDLCRGLGLRVVTAESCTGGLVAAVLTEAPGSSETIEGGFVTYSNDAKQSAIGVPEALILAHGAVSEPVARAMAEGALAHSLADVAVAITGIAGPGGGSEAKPVGLVHFAAARRGVVTRHVERLFGDLGRGVIRRRSVEQALDLLAEIARQPLVA
- a CDS encoding bifunctional 2-C-methyl-D-erythritol 4-phosphate cytidylyltransferase/2-C-methyl-D-erythritol 2,4-cyclodiphosphate synthase; translated protein: MPKIAAIIVAAGRGTRLGGEVAKQYRKIAGRAVLGHTLTAIADQSDIARIVVVIHPDDDPYYRDVIAALPMAVMERLAPPVPGGATRQLSVMAGLESLASEEQAPAFVLVHDAARPFVSRDLVGRAVAAGIAHAAAVPGVKIADTIKRVDENGTICETPDRDLLRRVQTPQAFAFAPLLVAHRRAVDAGLTGFTDDGTLAEWAGHSVHIFDGEAGNMKITSGEDIVEAERRLTPSTTLISRAGIGYDVHAFGPGDHIWIGGLRLPHDQGVIAHSDGDVALHALTDAVFGAMADGDIGSHFPPSDPRWRGAASDQFLAHAVKRLRARGGQLDHLDLTIICEAPKIGPHRDAMRARIAAIVDVPISSVSVKATTSEQLGFTGRREGIAAQAVASVRLPEGT